From Abiotrophia defectiva ATCC 49176:
CCTCCTTGGGCTAAGATTTGATGGATACTTGAGTCAATTTCTTGGGCTAGAGCCTTAATACGATCTAGCTCCGCTTCAGGAATGAACTTGCTCCGGGCAATACGGTCCCGCAAGTCCACGGTTCCAGACATGATTTCATGGAAATAAGCACCTAAAACCAAGGCTTCTTGCGCCACTTCGTGGAAGCGCAGAATGTTGGTCAACATAGCATATTGCTTAGCAAAAGATGTATAAGTATCGACTTCATCAAAGGCATTCTGTTGCAAGAAATCTTCCCGAATCATCCGCGCCGTATTGAGGGTCATGCGGTCTTTTGGCGATAGGGAATCTACCCCAACTAAACGCACGATTTCTTCCAATTCACTCTCTTCTTGGAGCAGGTTCATAGCCTTGGTGACCTTAGCAGCCCAATCGACTTGCTGCGTTTGGTCAATATATTGACCCACTTCATCACTATAGAGTGAGTAAGAGTTCAACCAGTTAATCGATGGGAAATGACGACGTTGCGCCAAACCAGCATCTAAGCCCCAGAAAACTTTAACAATACGTAAGGTGTTTTGGGTAACTGGCTCGGAAATATCCCCACCTGGAGGCGACACGGCCCCAATAGCGGTGATGGTCCCTTCTAATCCAGACCCTAAGACCTCTACACGACCTGCTCGTTCATAGTATTCCGCAATTCGGCTCCCTAGGTAAGCTGGGTAACCTTCATCCCCTGGCATTTCCTCCAGACGACCGGACATTTCCCGCAGGGCTTCAGCCCAACGAGAGGTGGAGTCCGCCATAATGGCAACCGAATAACCCATGTCACGGAAGTATTCGGCAATGGTAATCCCCGTATAAATAGAGGCCTCACGCGCCGCCACCGGCATGTTGGAGGTATTGGCAATCAGAATAGTCCGTTCCATGATGGACTTACCACTGGCTGGGTCAATCAATTCTGGGAATTCGTTCAAGACGTCCGTCATCTCATTCCCGCGTTCACCACAACCAACATAAACGACGATGTCCACGTTAGCAAACTTAGCGATTTGGTGTTGCACCACTGTTTTACCGGCCCCGAATGGTCCTGGAACAGCCGCTGCTCCCCCTTTGGTTACAGGGAAGAAGGTATCGATTACCCGCTGACCCGTAATCATCGGTTCGACCGGAATCAACTTACGGGCAAAAGGACGTCCCTTACGAACTGGCCACTTTTGCATCAAGGTACCTTGGAAGACTTGGCCGTCTTTACCTTCAATTTGGTAGACGGTGTCCGTCACCCGATAGTCGCCTTCTTCAATGGCCGTCAAGCGCCCTGAAATGCCATTCGGCACCATGATACGGTGCTGGATTAAATCTGTTTCTTGAACATAACCTAGAATTTGACCGGCCTTAACAGCTTCCCCCACTTGAACTTGAGGGATAAAATGCCAGCTTCGTTCACGGTCTAGGACAGGGAGGGCTACCCCACGAATGAGATAGTCACTTTCTGTTTGGCTACGGAAACGTTCTAGGGGCCGTTGAATCCCGTCAAACATCTGAGACATCATACCAGGACCTAGCTCAACAGACAGGGGTAAACCAGTTGAAGCCACTGGCTCACCTGGGCCTAAGCCCGACGTTTCTTCATAGACTTGGATGGAGGCTTGGTCGCCCCGCATCTCGATAATTTCACCAATTAAGCCCAGATGCCCAACGCGGCAAATGTCTTGAATATTGGCTTCTTCCATTCCATCAGCGACCACTAAAGGGCCTGATACTTTAATAATTTTTCCTTCTTTCAAGCAAACCCCTCCTTTACAAGATATTTTGGCCGACTGCTTTTTCAACATTGTCTTGAATCTGTTGTTTACCGATTCCTAGGCTCCCCTTATGGGTTGGAATCAAGATAACAGCCGGTGTTACGAGTCCTTGGTAATGTGCCAGAACTTCTGGAATTTCTTGAGCATAATCTTCTGTCAGGTAAATAATGCCGTAGTTATCCTTAGCTAACTGCGCCAAGAGGCGACCCAGTCCCTCTACTTGGCGAACTGGATAAATGTCAAACCCAATCATTTGAAAAGGCAGAATGGCATCATGGTTGCCGACTACGGCAATTTTGTAAGATTTAGTTGTCATGATAACCCAGTCGCATCCTTTCTTCGATGGCTTCTTTGGTAATGCCATTGGCTCGACCAAGGAGAATCAGACGCAGATTTACTGCTTCCATCTCACGCCCATTCAAATAACGCAAAATCTGTCCGCCAGACAAGACATCTAGGGAGGCACTATTGACTAAGTGCGTCAAGTAGAGATCTTGAAGTTGTTCCATCTGACTGGCTTGAATCTTGCCTGATTGCATCGCTTGGACATAGGAATCAAAAACCTTGGTATAGGGCAAGGCATTAAAGGCATTAAACCAACTTGCTAGTTGGCCGTCTTTAGCCAAATGCAAGATTTCCTTAGGTCGCTTGGTCCCCTTACGAGACATTAATTGATAGGCAAAACTGTTTGGCTTGTCTTGAGCCAGGGCACGCAAGGCCGTAATGGCATTGAAAAAATCAATCTTGGCATCCACTAATTCTTGCAGGAGCGGCAAGTCGCTCTGATCAGCAATGACCCGCAAATGACGGAAATAGGCTGAATCCATCCCCATATCAATGGCGACCGTGTTCTCATAGTCCTTATACTCTGACCAAGTCTGAGCCACTTCTTCCACAATCAAGGGATCACATAGATCAGACTCTAGGGTCAGGCTCAAATGCTTGAGCGCCTCCAAGGGATAGGGACCAATAGGAATCAGAAGATGTGACAAGTCACGACCAATGGCCCGCATTTTCAGGAAGAGCTTAAGGTTGTGGTAGACATACTTGAGCCCAAAAACATTGACCAGATTTGGGTCTGGACATTGTTGGTAAGCAAAATCATAGTCCGCCGCCAGAGCCTTCATAATAGTCTGGTCTAAGACATCGTGTTGCCGAATCTCGGCTAAAGGAACACTATAAGGTGTGCCTTCTAGATAAAGAGCTAGCTGTTCATCATCGACAGCATTCAGCAGTTGGACTAGGTTAGTCCGACTGAGGAAGCTTTGTTCCTTGACACTAATGGCTGTATTCAGTTGAGAATAGTCATGAACCGTCATGTCCTAGCCTCCTTTTTAGTCAGCAAAAATTTGATTGGCAATTTGATAGCCTTCCTCTTCATAGATAGCGGTTAACAATTCGCGGAAGAGATAGTTGTATTCAATCCGGCCTAGGGTGATGACAAACCCTGTTTCATGGCGCAAAGGCACCCGTAGAGCCATATCTGGATAACGCGCTTGCAGCTGATCCAGTTGGTCTTGGCTGAACTTAGCTTGTGTGTCTTCACCTAGCGCTAATTCAAAGGCTTGGCCAGTAAATTGGTTGAGGACAGGTTCCATGAACTGCCAGATTTGCTGGCTATCCCAGGCTTCCATCCGAGCCAAAGCCTCAGTGAAAAGTTCTGTTAAGACTTTTTGTTTGGCAGTCAATTTAGCTTGACGTTTCTGATAGTCTACTTGTTGTAATTGTTGTTGGTAGCGACTACGCACCTGATTCAAGGCCTGTTGGCGATGGCGATCACGTTCCGCCATTGCTTGTGCTTCAGCCTTTTCTAGCAAGTCATGGTGTTCATGACGCGCCCGTCTGAGCAAGGCCTCTCCTTCTTCTGTCACCTGCGCCAAGATAGCTTGACGCAAGGATTCCATTTCACTCATATTAGGACCTCCTCCCCAGCGTCTATTGAACGTTGGTTAAGAGCATGAAGGATACAACGAAGGCCAAAATCGCGTAGGTTTCTACCATGGCCGCTAAGATGACCCCTTTCATGACATGTTCAGGACGTTTCGCTAAGATTTGAAGACCAGCAGTCGCCACATTCCCTTGGTACTTAGCAGAGAAGTAACCCACTACCCCTACTGGCAAGGCTACGAAAACATAGGCCAAACCAGTTGCTAGGCTAACCCCAGCAGACATACGCAAGAGGATGAAGAAGCCGATAACGAAGCCATAAAGACCTTGGGTACCAGGCAAGAGTTGTAAGATTAAGGCTTGGGCGAATTTATCTGGTTCTTCTTTCAATAAAGCGGCTGCGGCTTGACCGGCAGTCCCGACCCCACGTGAAGAGCCCATCCCACTAAAGATAACAGCGATAGCGATGGCTAAGCCAGCAAAGAAGGCGCCCCCGTATTCTGTAAAGTAAGCAGCTAAATGTTCCATGTAATTATTCCTCCGATTTTACTTTTGTTTGAACGTTTTGATTGACTGGTGCCAGGGGCTGGAATGGCTGACCGCCGCCTTCGTAGAACTTACCGAAGAATTCGACGAACATCAAACGAGCTCCGTGGACATATCCTGACAGCATGGACAGGAAGATGTTAAGGCCGTGCAAGAGCACAAAGAGCAAGAGCCCAATGCTAAAGCGCGCCCACACAGGTAAAAAGGCCACAATGGTGTTAAAGGCCGCCCCGATACTCCCGCCTGACAAACCCAAGGCCATGAGACGTGTATAAGAGACAAAGTCCCCAATGTAACCAGAAATCCCATAGAGATTATAGAGACCTGAACCCAGTCCTCCTAGGCTCTTAGCCTTGATGACGGAGCTGAGGACAATCCCAATAGCATTGACGGCAGCAAGGATTTGACCAACTGTACCTAACCAAGCAGCACCTGGAATCATTGGTCCCAGAATCATAGCGACTAAGCCTAGCAAGATGAAAATCCAAGCCAAACCATTGGCATAGGCTTCATGGAAGTCACGTCGTTTTGCTTTCTGATAAGTATTGAGGAAGAGTCCAGTCATGATTTGTAGGAACCCTAACCCAACAGAAAGCAGCAAGATGGTCGTGACATCTGTATTGGTATCAATCAATTTAAATGGTAGGTTAAAGCCAAAGGCTGACCCATAAATAGCTCCCCAGATAGCAGTAGATAGCCCTAGAGAGAAGTAGAACTTACAGGTCGTTCTTAGGCTTTCACGCCCCTTAATCAACCAGAGACCGATTGCGGTTGCTAACATAACCAGCAAGCCATAGCCCAAGTCGGCTACCATCATCCCGAAGAAGGTCCAATAGAATGGAGCCAAGAAAGGCGTTGGGTCGACTTCATTATACTTAGGCAAGGCATACATGCGAGTCACCGATTCAAAAGGTGCCACTAATGGATGGTTACGTAATTTAATTGGTACTTGGTCTAGCTCTTCATCCTTAGCATCAGCAACTTTCACAACGACTAAGCCTTTGAAAGCTTGCTTAAGAATCTCTTGTAAATGAGCTGTCGCGCGTGTTTCCGTCCAACCTTCAACCGCTGCTAAATGTTCAGTTAAACCAGCGTTTTGGCTCGCTGCCTCGCGCAAACTGTGGTTGGCTAAGTAATCTAATTGAACTTTGAGTTGGTCAACCGTCTCTTGAGACTGGGTCAACTCTTGGCGAATGGCTTGGATGGTTTCTTGCACTGTCTTAAGCCGTTCAGAGGTCAATGGCAGTTGCTCCTGAGGCAGGCGATCAAAAGGATACTCTAATGCCTGGAAGGAAGCAGGTGCCAAGCTATCCAAGAAGTCTGCTTGACTGCTTAATTTCTGACTAAAGACCACAACCCCTACTTCTTGAGGATTGCTGAAGACTCGCTTGACCACTAAGTCTGGCAAGGCTACCAAAGCCTTATAATAACGATCAATACTATCTGCCGGCACAGTCCCTATTGCCACATTGACCACTTGATGGTCTTGGCCTCCTTGAGGTAAGACATCTAGCTTTTGCCATTGGGTCAAGAGGGCCAAGTCCGCTTGCAAGGTCTGAGCTTCTTTTTCTAAATCCTTGAGTCGCTTATTGAGCTGACTTGCTCGGTTAACAGCTAATTGTTCATTGAACTGACGTCCTTGAGCTTCCAATTCTTGGAAGGTCAATTCTGGCAGTCCCTCGGTTAAAGAGGCTACGAGACCCTTCTTAGGCAAATGCTGTTGATAGAGGGTCAGCGCCTTTTGCACCTTTTCCTGACGTTTCTGAAGTTGGGGAAGTAGATTGACGGCTTCTGCCTCGTCTTCCCGCTTAGACGTCCCTCGCTCATTGGCTTCAAGGTCTTGCCAATCATCCAATACCTTGAGGTTATTGAGATGGACATGGCCATCTTCTTGAAGGACGGTCAGTAATTCCGGCAGAAGGGCCTTGCTTGTCACCAAGGTAATCTTCTGCATTGGACTAACGGCCATAATTGTCTACCACCTTTGTCAAAATGTGTTGGAGCCAGTGTTCACGCTGGCCAGCCAAGACTTGCTCAACCAAGGCTTGACTTGCCTCTTGGGTTGAAGCTAATTCTTCTTGAGCCACTTGATAGCGTGCTTCTAACTGGGCTTCTTCTTCTGCCACTAGAGCTTGGGTCACTTGGTCGAATTGGGCGATTACCTCTGCCAACTCTTCCTCACCTACTTGACCTAAGGCAGTTACTTGTTCTTGATAGTCACGTCTTAAGGCTTCGGCTTCACGCTCGATAGCCTGCATTTCTTTCATGGTTGTATTCACACTTAATTGCACCTCCTATAACTCGGATACGCCTACTATTATACCAAAACAATCCCGTTTTTTATAGCAAAATCATTCCTCCTTCCATACCTTGAAAAAAAGTGCTTGACATTATGAACGTATGTTCGTATACTAGAGATATAGAACAGGCGTTCGCAAGAACATTATTTCGCATAGAAAGGTTGATCCCCATGGAACTCTCATTAAATACTAAAGCAATGCCCGCCCTCTTCAGCAATGTTTCCAAGGCAACTCGCCAATTGTTACAACCCTTCTTCCAAGCTCCGACATCAGAGGCGAATGTCCAAGCTTTTATCATGCCAATGGACCTTGTTCTGGAGCGTCTGCATCAGCATTATGTCAGTCAAGAAGCCTTGACTCTCACCTACGAATATTATGATAAAGCCGGCAAAATCCAACTGGGCGAACGCCGTGTCTATGTCACTGGCCTCTTAAGCAATGGTCACTTCCGTTTTATGGCCTGCGACTCTGGCCTGGATTTCCTCTTGGATAGCCAGCAAATTCTCCGTGTAAAATAAACCTTGACCCACCTCAAACCACTGCCATGGTTTTGGGGCTGATGAAGCACCTACACTCTCTTAGACGTCTCACTCCTGAGTCGTCTTTTTTGTATACAAGGATAAGAAAAAGCCTCGTCATAGACGAGGCATAAAAATACTTTATTGACCTGTTCCTTGGCCGTTACCTGAACCTTGAGCAGGAGGCGTGACCGGTTGAACTGGTTGTGTTGGCTGAACTGGCGTAGTAGGTTGCTCACTATTTTCTGGCGGAACTGTCGGTTGGACAGGTTCTGGCTGAACTGGTTGTGGTGTAACCGGCTCTTCATAATAATACTCAGTTGCTGGCACTACTGGATTATAATACTCATTCTGCCGGAAGTTCTGCGCATTATCCTGTGTTTGGGATACTTGTTGCAGTTCTTCTGCTGTAAAACCAGTTGGATACTGGTTGATAATCAACTTAGAAGTCTTAGACACGGTCGCAGTAGTCGTTCCCCCTGTGTCTCCAAGAGGATCATGGAGTTGACTAGCACTAATTGGTGTTAAGCCTGAATTCAAACGCAACTCATTGGCCACCTTGAGGCGGGATGAGAGTGGCGCATAGTAGTAGTAGATTTCATCCAAAATCAAATCTTCCAAATTTTCAAAGCGAATAGCCGTGATATTTTGGAGGGCTGGCGAGTATTTCTGATAGATATTAAGGGCCTGCTTGAGATCTAGGTTAGTTTGGACGTTCTTAGCCACTACTTCCAACAATTGCGGGTAGTTGGCAATCGCCCCAACATTGGAGAGCTTATCAACCAAGGCCTTGATTACCAGTTTTTGCCGGTTTTGGCGCCCTGTCTCCCCTTCAGGATCATCATAGCGCATCCGAGCAAAGTTCATAGCATTCCAACCATCGACATGCTTGGTTTCGCCTGCTACGAAGCTTGATTCTTGATAGGTAAAGGTAATTGGGCTAGTGACATCAATCCCACCTACCGCATCAATCAACTGTTCCAGACCTTGCATATTGACCACGGCATAGTAGTCAATTGGCACATTGAGGAAGTTTTGCACGGTATCAATGGTTAAGTCGACGCCACCGAAGGCAAAGGCATGGTTAATCTTATCTTGGCCATGACCCTGAATATCGGTATAGACATCCCGCGGGATGCTGAGCATCTTTGTGGTGTGAGTCTTTGGATTGAGGGATAAGATAATCATGGAGTCAGAACGCCCTACATAGCCCTTGCTAGTGTCACGTCCACGACCATCATCGTCTGTCCCTAGTAAGAGAATATTAATCGGATCGCCGGTTTCAATAGAAGCCTCTTTTGGCCGTATCTTCTTAACCTCTACGGTACCACTCTTCCCAATCTCAGTCGAATTCTGACTGACTTGATTAGCAAGGTGGTTAATATCCCATAACATTTTGGCCGCATAGGCAGCACCTGCTAAGAGTACCAAGAAGAAGAAGACAAGAAACCAGCGACCTAGTCCCCATTTCTTCTTAGAGCCGTGCAGCTCGCTACGCGATTGTTTTACTTTATTAGTCATTCCATCACATTCCTTAATTATTTTCCAACTTCTCTTGTAACTGTTGGAGCAAGACATGCTGGCTGTCGGCGTCTAGGTTGACAATTGACATAGGGGCTTCCGTCATTTGACTGAAGTAACCCGCCCGGAACAAGTCCAAAAATTCATCAAAAGTCATATCTGTCCGGATGGCTTCTTGCAGAAGCGCAACTTCCTTGTCTAAACTTGGCACTTTCTGCCAATTAGCTAGGTGATTGATAAGTCCTTCTAAGACATCCATTTGTCTTTGGCCTTGGCTGAGAGAGGTCTCATCCGTCTGACGAGCCAAATAAACATAGACTTCACGCCCTGTCAATTTCACCTCTTGGCCCTTGGCCAGGAGACGATTTTCCAAGACAAAATCCTGCTTAGGCACTAAGGTGACGCCACCCAATCGATCAATTAGGGGGCGAAGCTTAGAAAACCTGACTTCTATTGTATAATCAATCGGCACATTAAGCAACTCTTGTGTTGCTTTTTCAATTGATTGTAATGGTTTCATCATGAAAACTTGACCTAATTTACCAGCTGGTAGACTAGCCCCTTCCTTAAGCGTGGATTCACTCGGAATCTGTAGTCGGGTGCTCTCTCCTTGCCCTACTTCCAACAGACTGAGGCTAATCAAACGCGTCTCCTCTGAGACCAAGCGTCCCGATTCATTATCATCCACACCTAACCACAAGAGGGTCAGGGGTTTACGCTCTCGAATACGCTCTGGCAAGCTCGATTCAGCATTAGCTGAGCTACTTACCACTTCAACTAAAGGTTCATAGGCTGAGCTGATGTTCCGTATGACAAAACTTACATAGAAGAAACAAACTACTCCAATAATCATCAAGAAGAAGATAATCAGCACTAACAGGCGACTACGCCGATAGTTACGATTATCGTACTCATAATAGGAAGAAGGCATTGACCGTTTTGTACGTCTTTCTTTCAAAACAGTCCTCCATCTTATGCTTGAGAGGCAACATCATAACCTTGTGGGTTTTCTTTCTGCCATTTCCAAGAATCCCGGCACATATCGACCAAGTTCCGTTGAGCATACCAGCCCAAGAGTTGGTTAGCCCGGCTAGCATCAGAATAGCAGGTTGCCACATCACCAGGACGGCGATCGACAATCTTATAATTGACCTTAATGCCATTGGCTTCTTCGAAGGCCTTGATTAAGTCCAAGACACTATAGCCTTCGCCGGTCCCTAGGTTATAGGTTTCGACCCCTTTTACTGTCAAGTTGCGGTCTAAGGCCTTGAGGTGACCGAGTGATAAGTCCACTACGTGGATGTAGTCCCGAACCCCAGTCCCATCAGGCGTTGGGTAGTCATCCCCAAAGACACTGAGGGCAGGTAATTTGCCAACCGCCACTTGGGTAATATAAGGCATTAAGTTATTAGGAATCCCTTGTGGGTCTTCACCAATACGGCCAGAGGCATGGGCCCCAATTGGGTTAAAGTAGCGCAGGATGGTAATGGACCAGTCTGGATCTGACGCTGCTAGGTCGCGGAAAATCTGCTCTTTCATCACCATGGTTGAGCCATAAGGGCTGTTAGCAGTATGCGTCGGCATATCTTCGGTTAAAGGCGACGGATTATTGAGCCCATAGACGGTTGCCGAACTAGAGAAGACAATATGTTTTACTCCAAATTCATTCATAACTTCCACTAGAGCGATGGCACCACCTACGTTATTGTGGTAGTACTTGATTGGTTCTGCTACTGATTCCCCAACAGCTTTATAACCTGAGAAATGAATAACAGCTTGGATTTTATTCTCCTTGAAGACTTGGCGCATAGCGTCCTTGTCTAAAACATCCACCTCATAAAAGGCAAAGTCCTTACCTGAGATTTGGCGAATACGATTTAATACTTCTGGTTTTGAATTAGAAAAATTATCAACAATTACAACTTCATGGCCAGCAGCTAATAATTCCACGACGGTATGACTACCGATATACCCTGCTCCACCTGTTACGAGAATTGCCATAGGAACACCCCTATTACATATTTTTATTGAACAGTCTCATTATAGCACATTTTAAGGCCAAGAGAGAGTCCTAAATCAGAATTTTATAGTTTTTTTAGATTTAGTTACCAGATAGTAACGCCCTTATCTTTCAAGCTACGAAAGGGTTTATGAGCGACTTCAAAATGTTGCGACAATTATTACGATATTTATTTACACCTCACCCTTAGCTTCCTCCTTACTCCAAAGCCGACATAAGAAAAGAGGCTGAAAGCAAGATTTCAACCTCTTAATCTAATTATTCTAAATTCTCGGCAATGTCTAAGAGATAGTCGCGCAGACCTTCTTTGATTTCTGGGTGTTTAAGCCCATACTCAATACTCATTTCCAAGAAACCTAACTTATTACCGATATCATAACGTTTGCCATCAAAGCGTTTAGCAAAGACTCTTTGGGTCTTGTTAAGGGTATCAATGGCATCGGTCAACTGGATTTCACCACCTGCACCCGGCGCTTGATTTTCTAAGATGTCAAAAATCTCAGGCGTCAACAAGTAGCGCCCAATAATGGCTAG
This genomic window contains:
- a CDS encoding V-type ATP synthase subunit E family protein translates to MSEMESLRQAILAQVTEEGEALLRRARHEHHDLLEKAEAQAMAERDRHRQQALNQVRSRYQQQLQQVDYQKRQAKLTAKQKVLTELFTEALARMEAWDSQQIWQFMEPVLNQFTGQAFELALGEDTQAKFSQDQLDQLQARYPDMALRVPLRHETGFVITLGRIEYNYLFRELLTAIYEEEGYQIANQIFAD
- a CDS encoding V-type ATP synthase subunit A; the protein is MKEGKIIKVSGPLVVADGMEEANIQDICRVGHLGLIGEIIEMRGDQASIQVYEETSGLGPGEPVASTGLPLSVELGPGMMSQMFDGIQRPLERFRSQTESDYLIRGVALPVLDRERSWHFIPQVQVGEAVKAGQILGYVQETDLIQHRIMVPNGISGRLTAIEEGDYRVTDTVYQIEGKDGQVFQGTLMQKWPVRKGRPFARKLIPVEPMITGQRVIDTFFPVTKGGAAAVPGPFGAGKTVVQHQIAKFANVDIVVYVGCGERGNEMTDVLNEFPELIDPASGKSIMERTILIANTSNMPVAAREASIYTGITIAEYFRDMGYSVAIMADSTSRWAEALREMSGRLEEMPGDEGYPAYLGSRIAEYYERAGRVEVLGSGLEGTITAIGAVSPPGGDISEPVTQNTLRIVKVFWGLDAGLAQRRHFPSINWLNSYSLYSDEVGQYIDQTQQVDWAAKVTKAMNLLQEESELEEIVRLVGVDSLSPKDRMTLNTARMIREDFLQQNAFDEVDTYTSFAKQYAMLTNILRFHEVAQEALVLGAYFHEIMSGTVDLRDRIARSKFIPEAELDRIKALAQEIDSSIHQILAQGGELDGSH
- a CDS encoding V-type ATP synthase subunit F translates to MTTKSYKIAVVGNHDAILPFQMIGFDIYPVRQVEGLGRLLAQLAKDNYGIIYLTEDYAQEIPEVLAHYQGLVTPAVILIPTHKGSLGIGKQQIQDNVEKAVGQNIL
- a CDS encoding LCP family protein, whose protein sequence is MTNKVKQSRSELHGSKKKWGLGRWFLVFFFLVLLAGAAYAAKMLWDINHLANQVSQNSTEIGKSGTVEVKKIRPKEASIETGDPINILLLGTDDDGRGRDTSKGYVGRSDSMIILSLNPKTHTTKMLSIPRDVYTDIQGHGQDKINHAFAFGGVDLTIDTVQNFLNVPIDYYAVVNMQGLEQLIDAVGGIDVTSPITFTYQESSFVAGETKHVDGWNAMNFARMRYDDPEGETGRQNRQKLVIKALVDKLSNVGAIANYPQLLEVVAKNVQTNLDLKQALNIYQKYSPALQNITAIRFENLEDLILDEIYYYYAPLSSRLKVANELRLNSGLTPISASQLHDPLGDTGGTTTATVSKTSKLIINQYPTGFTAEELQQVSQTQDNAQNFRQNEYYNPVVPATEYYYEEPVTPQPVQPEPVQPTVPPENSEQPTTPVQPTQPVQPVTPPAQGSGNGQGTGQ
- a CDS encoding V-type ATPase subunit codes for the protein MTVHDYSQLNTAISVKEQSFLSRTNLVQLLNAVDDEQLALYLEGTPYSVPLAEIRQHDVLDQTIMKALAADYDFAYQQCPDPNLVNVFGLKYVYHNLKLFLKMRAIGRDLSHLLIPIGPYPLEALKHLSLTLESDLCDPLIVEEVAQTWSEYKDYENTVAIDMGMDSAYFRHLRVIADQSDLPLLQELVDAKIDFFNAITALRALAQDKPNSFAYQLMSRKGTKRPKEILHLAKDGQLASWFNAFNALPYTKVFDSYVQAMQSGKIQASQMEQLQDLYLTHLVNSASLDVLSGGQILRYLNGREMEAVNLRLILLGRANGITKEAIEERMRLGYHDN
- a CDS encoding V-type ATP synthase subunit K; translation: MEHLAAYFTEYGGAFFAGLAIAIAVIFSGMGSSRGVGTAGQAAAALLKEEPDKFAQALILQLLPGTQGLYGFVIGFFILLRMSAGVSLATGLAYVFVALPVGVVGYFSAKYQGNVATAGLQILAKRPEHVMKGVILAAMVETYAILAFVVSFMLLTNVQ
- a CDS encoding V-type ATP synthase subunit I translates to MAVSPMQKITLVTSKALLPELLTVLQEDGHVHLNNLKVLDDWQDLEANERGTSKREDEAEAVNLLPQLQKRQEKVQKALTLYQQHLPKKGLVASLTEGLPELTFQELEAQGRQFNEQLAVNRASQLNKRLKDLEKEAQTLQADLALLTQWQKLDVLPQGGQDHQVVNVAIGTVPADSIDRYYKALVALPDLVVKRVFSNPQEVGVVVFSQKLSSQADFLDSLAPASFQALEYPFDRLPQEQLPLTSERLKTVQETIQAIRQELTQSQETVDQLKVQLDYLANHSLREAASQNAGLTEHLAAVEGWTETRATAHLQEILKQAFKGLVVVKVADAKDEELDQVPIKLRNHPLVAPFESVTRMYALPKYNEVDPTPFLAPFYWTFFGMMVADLGYGLLVMLATAIGLWLIKGRESLRTTCKFYFSLGLSTAIWGAIYGSAFGFNLPFKLIDTNTDVTTILLLSVGLGFLQIMTGLFLNTYQKAKRRDFHEAYANGLAWIFILLGLVAMILGPMIPGAAWLGTVGQILAAVNAIGIVLSSVIKAKSLGGLGSGLYNLYGISGYIGDFVSYTRLMALGLSGGSIGAAFNTIVAFLPVWARFSIGLLLFVLLHGLNIFLSMLSGYVHGARLMFVEFFGKFYEGGGQPFQPLAPVNQNVQTKVKSEE
- a CDS encoding LCP family protein — translated: MKERRTKRSMPSSYYEYDNRNYRRSRLLVLIIFFLMIIGVVCFFYVSFVIRNISSAYEPLVEVVSSSANAESSLPERIRERKPLTLLWLGVDDNESGRLVSEETRLISLSLLEVGQGESTRLQIPSESTLKEGASLPAGKLGQVFMMKPLQSIEKATQELLNVPIDYTIEVRFSKLRPLIDRLGGVTLVPKQDFVLENRLLAKGQEVKLTGREVYVYLARQTDETSLSQGQRQMDVLEGLINHLANWQKVPSLDKEVALLQEAIRTDMTFDEFLDLFRAGYFSQMTEAPMSIVNLDADSQHVLLQQLQEKLENN
- the galE gene encoding UDP-glucose 4-epimerase GalE yields the protein MAILVTGGAGYIGSHTVVELLAAGHEVVIVDNFSNSKPEVLNRIRQISGKDFAFYEVDVLDKDAMRQVFKENKIQAVIHFSGYKAVGESVAEPIKYYHNNVGGAIALVEVMNEFGVKHIVFSSSATVYGLNNPSPLTEDMPTHTANSPYGSTMVMKEQIFRDLAASDPDWSITILRYFNPIGAHASGRIGEDPQGIPNNLMPYITQVAVGKLPALSVFGDDYPTPDGTGVRDYIHVVDLSLGHLKALDRNLTVKGVETYNLGTGEGYSVLDLIKAFEEANGIKVNYKIVDRRPGDVATCYSDASRANQLLGWYAQRNLVDMCRDSWKWQKENPQGYDVASQA